A single window of Culicoides brevitarsis isolate CSIRO-B50_1 chromosome 3, AGI_CSIRO_Cbre_v1, whole genome shotgun sequence DNA harbors:
- the LOC134835613 gene encoding protein OSCP1 yields the protein MTLENLFLTLNLGCEMIYVIDQRLNAQHVAVDKSATVLRDLTEVLLDHKFLNYITTGYENKMLTLQQARILLTDIACCSLMRLDMNSMDKLWELMVMMLKWQLFVTENAQNLMDITFRHLDGIARLFPEMRKSILIDSTKQIIIDYWDQLNDGNKTTVVNNMKTWLKPFNTKISILLRLGLQNQDGSFVVTPVNNDFFDYYSKNLGTNIYAKTAHLQPKDLAKAVKDASREPSPLNTREFDTLFDQLGISTETRASSSLPVVPNVLSLSDMLGDVNVNLEAQNETEDGDTKTHLEMFMKGLNERGRQESSSELGDLV from the exons atgacactggaaaatttatttttgactctTAATTTGGGTTGTGAGATGATTTATGTGATAGACCAACGACTGAATGCGCAACATGTAGCGGTGGACAAGTCGGCGACAGTCTTGCGAGATCTCACAGAGGTACTGCTGGATCATAAATTCTTGAATTACATCACGACCGGATACGAGAATAAAATGTTGACTTTGCAACAAGCGAGGATTTTGTTGACG gacATTGCCTGTTGCTCCCTCATGCGTCTCGACATGAACTCGATGGACAAATTGTGGGAACTGATGGTTATGATGCTCAAATGGCAGCTTTTTGTCACGGAAAACGCCCAAAACCTGATGGACATCACATTCCGTCACTTGGATGGCATTGCGCGCCTTTTCCCCGAGATGCGCAAATCAATTCTCATCGATTCAACCAAACAAATCATCATCGACTACTGGGATCAACTGAATGACGGCAACAAAACCACCGTCGTCAATAACATGAAAACGTGGCTAAAACCCTTCAACACGAAAATTTCCATACTTTTACGTCTCGGATTGCAAAATCAAGATGGATCTTTTGTCGTAACTCCCGTAAATAACGATTTTTTCGACTACTACAGCAAAAATTTAGGCACCAATATTTACGCAAAAACGGCGCATTTGCAACCAAAAGACCTGGCAAAGGCTGTAAAAGATGCCAGTCGAGAACCGTCACCTTTAAATACGCGAGAATTTGATACTTTGTTCGATCAATTGGGCATTTCGACGGAAACGAGAGCCAGTAGTAGTTTGCCAGTGGTGCCAAATGTCCTCAGTTTGTCGGATATGTTGGGAGATGTCAATGTAAATTTAGAGGCGCAAAATGAGACGGAAGACGGAGACACCAAAACGCACCTGGAAATGTTCATGAAGGGCTTGAACGAGCGAGGAAGGCAGGAAAGTTCCTCAGAACTCGGAGATTTGGTATAA